TTTGGTCAGAGCCATTTTTATGGCAGAGATTGAAAATCAGGAGATCAATCTCTTAAACTCTGTTTTAAGCCAGCAAACTTTTGGAAGCTTCTGTACAGACAACCTGCCAGTATGTCAGATCTGAAGAGACCAGGAACTCTTGCAGTGTCTTGGCTCCTCCAGACCCATCTTCATCATCCTCTCGCCTGCTCTGTGCTCAGGAGACTGACCAGTATGGACCACATCAGTGGGTTCCCTTGTCTTCTGAGTTCTGGGTGAGTTTCTCCAACAAGGAGCCCTGGCAgcaggtggtgggtgggaggtgaaTGATGATGGTGTATTTATTCCCCCAATCCCTTTCCTGAAGGTCATGCAATGTGGGCTGCATCTCTAAAGACACTGTTGAGAGGTCCTCTCCATGAAATTACTTACCTTTTCTGTGGTTCAGTACCTGTCTTTCCAGAGCTAGTGTTGGAGGCAGTTGCCTGCTGTGCTCTACCAGCACCTTTTATGCTTTACCCTCACCCAGCTCTCACCTACTAAATCCTTCTGCTATGACTTGTCTTGAATGAGTCATGTTTCctaccatgacctgaactgatggGGTGGTGGTGATAGGGTGGTatttttgtcttctaaaaggAAAAGTGAGTCTAAGAGAAGGGAATGATGCATCTATCATCACATGGATGATTAATGATTCTAGAGCCAAGTGTAAAATCCAATCACATGAGGTCCAGTTAATATTTTCTTACTGACTGATGTTCCCTTTACCTTACTTTTCCCTTCACTTCCTTTGCACAGGTCTCTTCCAAGGCTTCAAAATTAATTTGataatcctaaatttgtatgCTATTTCTCAAAGAGAGTTCTTGAATTGCATAAGTCTAGAACTCCACACAACCAGGAGCCTTCCCTCTGAAGGGAAGTGTAGACATGTATTTGGCTGGACTATGAAACTTAGCTTTAGCTAAGGGAGAATGAAGGTCAAGGATTCACTCAGGGAATCCCACACTAGAAAACCCAATGTGACTCTCTGGGACCTGCCTGCTTCCTACCTGTTGCTGGCCCTTCACTCATGCCCTAAGTGGTACTCTCTTTGTTCCTGGCTGCTGTGGATGGTGACACCACTGCCCCTTCTACTATCATGTTGCTAAGGAATCACAAGAATTCTCCCAATTTTTTTCGGTAGATTTAGAATAAAAGCATATCAAAATATTGGGGTCTTCAGCATATGAACTGGGTTAGGAGCATCTACTACATAATCCTGTTCTTTACTGATTTGGAAATGGAGAGAGGTAtcctatttcctcttttttgtaTCTCTCACTGGCCCATCTCTTAGATATTCTTCTGGAAATGGGCTCTAGAGTCACCCTCCAGAGTTACCACAACCTCTGTCATCCTCCCcttgccttctttccttctgaaagGCTCCTGGGACAAGGTAATGGTGACCAGGGTGGCTAGAGCAGCCACCTAAAATAATGACCATAAAGTGTCTTGAGAATGAAGCTCATCCACAGTGTGGCCACATAATTGCAAAGAAAATTGCCCTTCACCAAAGATTCATAGGGAATCATTCTCCTCTCATTTCTTACTCTTCCTCAAACACCATGCTCTGCCCACCctatgtccctctgcctctgcctacaGCACTTTCCTCTCCATTCCCtgacttccaaataaataaaaatgccactGCTTGCTTCCATAAAGTCTTTAATGATTGACCCAAGCAGGATTGAATTTTGCTTACTTCTGAGAacatatttaagtaaaataacgTACTCATtgccttatattaaaaaaatgtgctCGTATCTATTTgtagtgttcttttttaaaaaagattttatttatttactcatgagagacacacagagacaggcagagacataggcagagggagaagcaggctccccatagggagcccgatgcagaactcgatccccagactgggatcatcccctgagccaaaggcagacactcaactgctgagccacccaggcatccttgtttgtagtgttattttgtttgtatattgcttttacatatattaaagccctggatttttaatttattagactaatattattatatcaattttttagatgaggaaactcaAGGGCAATgagtttttgtaattttttctattattgttcAGCTAGTAAATGGTTTCACTAGTAGTAGAGCAATAATCCTTAATTGTAATCCTTGCTATACATCAGTAGAAGGAGGAGGTACAGAGTCTGGGATGAGGTATTCCTGGATCTCCACTACACTGACCCACTCATTAATTTCATGATCTATGGTCTTGATTcccttagaaataataaaatttgacaaTATAATTTAGTAGAAATAATGGGATGTGGAAACTTGCATAATCTTGGGCTCGTATCTGGGGTAGTTGTTTACCAGCTAAGCAAGTGACATCTCTAAGGctttttccttatctgtataaAGGAGTTTTAATATTAATGGCATAAActgctagtctttttttttttttttttttacaatatccattctcccctttctccttacGAATAATTACCAGAGTATAGACTATATTTTCTAGCCACTCTCACAGCTTTTGACTAAGCATTGTCCATTGATACATATGGTAGCATGTCACAGGTCCCTATTTgaactttaaagagaaaaaaaaaaaacaggtgtatATTCTTTGACCTTACTTTTTGCCTTTTGTCTCCTTGCTGGGTGGAATGCAAGCATAATGACTGGAACTAAAGCAGTCATTTTGGACCATGAGAAGACCTTGAAATGGAGGTGACACCCAGAGGAGGCTGggttcttgaaatatttttggaGCAAAGTCAATTTACCTTCTCACATTCTGTCTTAGAATTTATGATGACAGAGGAATGTTAAGACACTCTTAGTTCTTGAGTCCTTACTTTTAGCCAAACCTCATCTTAACATACATcatacaatactttttttttgtaggtTCATTATAAGTattagatatatctatatctgaGGTTGTTCTTCATGGAGGTACTAAGAGATACTCCAGTAGTGTTAATTACTGTAAGTCCTGCCTTGGACTACTGAGTCTGGGTCTCTGATAGACCAGCTTCTAGGACCTGGTCTGCTTTAGAGGTGATTTTGATTCCTCTATCATGAAAGGCTGTATATAGAAGCAGAAGGTTCAGAATCCCAAGTGTTCCATTATTCTCTGGCTTTATGGTTGTATAGGTAATTCTGGCTAAGTTGACCACCCAGATcagcttagaaaagaaaaacagaggaatAAGAAGTCATGGATGGAGATAAATGGGTTGGAAGGTTAAGATGGCATTTTTATGAGTTTAGTAGTCTGAAGCCTCAAGTTGGGTCACTTTTTTCTTCACTCTCTTTAGTTAGTACACAGTCATACAATATCAGTAAGAAGATATGTAAATTAATTGTTCGAAGATCTCATGATTTGTCCTACTAATGTTAAATTTTGGGAGGCTACTGGAATGATGGAATGTggagtaaacatttgttgaaagccTATCACATGTCAGGCCCTTTATGGTATTCCCTTAATATAGTCCTCATAGCACCATTGTAAATGAAATGCTGTTATCCCCATATTAAACTTGGAAGAATGGAAGCCGGAGTGGTAAGTAATTCATCCAAGGTTACAGAGTTAAGTAATAGTAGAACTGGGATTCACACTAAGTTCTAATTTTAAATTCtgtgctctttaaaaataaagtctctatAAAACCTTGGAAATGAGACCAGACGTCCAGAACCATCTTCTTTCCCCTTTGGGTATCAAGCTGCAATTTCTTCCCTAACTATGACTAAGATGGGAAAGAGTTGACATTCTGATCCTCTCCCATCCCTGAAGGCACTGTCTATACCCTTTCTTGTAGCTCCAACAATTTCTAGGTCCTTAGCAAAGCTACCCACCCTGAATTGGATGGTCTGATGGGCCTGTAACAAGGTTGGCATTCAGGAGCTGCATCCTGCCCATTATCCACTCCTAGCTTTGGTAAGAGCATTCCAGCTGCTACACATAATGGTAATTTATATATTGTCACTTACCACCATCCTTCAATGGGCATGGGAAGGTACCATCAGATAGTGAAATATCTTACTGACAGCTTGTGAGTAAAGCCAGGTTAATTCTCCCAAGGACATATGATGCAAACTATCTGCTTAACAagtttttccaaaaggaaaaccTTGTAGCTGATCATTTCTTAAAGGCTATTTCTGAGCCTATGCCTGAAGACAGAGTATATGAATTCTCATGATAAACTCATTGTAACATGTCCACTATAATTTATTTTGGGGCAGTGAGGTAGATTGTAAAAATCGGCATATTTTACACCCCTTTGGCATGTAATTTTACAACTCTTTCTATCAGGAGGTACACCCTTTCCTCCAGTCTttggatctgggctggcctggtgATGTGCTTTGGCCAATGAATGTGGCACAAGTTATGAAGAGACAGTTCCAAGCTTTTATTCACTCTCTTTTGGGACCTTGCCCAGCCCCTGTGTAAACAAGCTGAGGCTAGCCTGCCAGAGGATGAGAAACCATGTAGAGTGGAGACACATCATTGCAACTGAGGCCATCCTAGATCAGAAGAACTGCCAACCTGCAGGTAAAGTGTCAGAATCATAAGCCATACTtaactgttattattttaagccTGGGCTTAaacattgataaaatatttacagtgaaaactgaaaaactcataaaaacagtaataaaatcaATCACTGAGCTTTGGTGATTGATTAGAAAGCAACAGCTGATACACTCCAAtgataacagtttttttttaatagatggtGCTTGCTGAGCATGCTGAGCAATGCCATGCACCAGCATCTTGCctattttccctcttttcatcTCTCCATCCACAAAACCTACCATTTTATTGAAAAGTTACTCAGCAGTGTTTTATATGTCATAAAATTTAATCTTTCTATCTGCCATATAAGATATATGTTGTTTCCATTTGATGGAGAAAGAAGCTGATTCTCAGAGGGATTGGGTGAATTGACTAAGCCTAAGGTACCATCTGAAAAATGGCAGATCTGAGATTTGATCTGCATCCTATACCTGCATTTTCCACCCCCATGGCTTGTATTTTTCTGGTCACTTTTCAAGAGAGGTAACTTCATGCCTTATTTTTGGAGAAGGACTTTCaaggaagttaaataacttgtccaattAATAAGTGGAAGAGTAGGATTTGAACCTACAATTCACTGACTCTAAAACCTGCATTAACTGAGGTTCATTATTAAGAAATATGTCCTAACTGGAGAAGAACATGTTTACATCCATGCTAGGATCATGTTACTTCTTTGTTTTAGAAACTTGTTCTGCTCTGTTTGACTATGTTTTAAAAGTCATGTTTTGCAAACCCCAAATTGTAACAGAAAGCAGGTTGTAAAGGAACTGGTGAGAGTTATTGCCCAGAAAAACCAGCTGGGAAGCATTTCAGTGTCAATCttattattgcttttaaattaGCAGTGACTTCAAAAGCCTTTGAAGTAGCTGGCAGAGAATGCTTGGATTGGGGAAAACAATCACTAGAGGGTATTCTCAGCAGGCATGTACTTTATAAACGTTCCTCCTCTTTATGCCCTGGCACAGAGAAAGGTTGGAAAAGAGGTAGAGGGATCTTAGCAGGAAGCTTCTAGCTGACGTGAATTGCCAGGAAGACCCAATTAGCCTGTCCCTCTCAGTAGCAAAAGCCCAAGCAGAAGGAATAAATTATTTGTGGCAGTGGCCAAAGCTGCTGACAACTTCAGAGACCACCCGTGAGGTCTTTCCATGTCAAGCTGACTAGAAGGACCTGAGAGGCTCTAACCCCAGGGACTTGATGGATTCCAACCTGACAGCAGAGCTAAGTTAAATCGTGGCTCATAACACCTGGAAAAGAAGTATCACAATATACTTGTTTCCAACCCTGAATCTCTGTCTGAAGTCTTTCACTGGTTGTCTCCCAGGATTGGTTTTAGAGTTTACTTCTTTGGAAACTCTGACATGTCCTGGGACTTCTCTCTATCTATATACAACCCCCTTatttctccatccatccatccatccatccatccatccatccatccatccctctatcCAGCTAGAGTTTGATGACTTCCTACTTTGTGCCTGATGTTACCAGACCTTGAGGATACTGCTGATTTTAAAGTAGATAACAAGGTCCCTTCCTCCTCATGATGCTTACTTAACTCTTGGAAAGAGCATAAAGACTACTCGGTGAGAAGACCACGTATGTACCTGGGCACCAATAAAGAAGTAGcaagaaattactaggaaataatttgatatttttacacATACAAAACTATTTTATCAACATGGGGGTGTATCCCAACTGGCTTGAACTTCCCTACATGTATTTATGGCATAGGAATGTTTTTATGTTGAGTTAGATATCAGAAGAAGTGAAACCATGATCTTTTCCAGGCTTGGAGTCTTAAAAGGTCATTTGTTatcataaagaggaaaaaatgaatagtTATGGTAAGTGCTCTAATATGGAATGCTTGTGATCTGTGAAAGAAACCAGGAAAAGTGTTTAATCAGCCTTGAAGcacgcgtgcatgtgtgtgtgtgtgcgtgtgtgtgtgtgtgtgtgtgagatggaGGGTGGTCAGGGAAGTCCAATGGAGAAGTTATTGTTCCCTCCTGTCTGCTCTCATAGTCCCTGGGTCATACCTCTATTCCAATTCCTGCTTTAATCAATTATCTACATGTCCATTTGTAGCATATGCTATAGTGTCCCACTATATTGTGTTAGCACCCGCTATTCTGGTGTATGCCCATAGTATAGTACTATGGGCACCTGCAACTTTCTGCCTGAGTGGCTTTTCTGCATCCACAGGCAGGGAAAAACAGAAGTGCAAGAGGTTTGAGATTTCTGGGAGCACCCTCGCCTTAACTGAATATAGATGGAAGTAAGGTGATAAGTACCCCAACTTTATCACTTTTGGGTAGGATCACTTGAAAGCAAATTCTGCAACATGCCCCCAAGTTCTCAGGCAGGCCTCAGCCCAGTATTTACCAGCATGATAATACAGCCTATATTACCTTCCTTCTCTGGCCAGTGTCATTCCTCAAATCCTCTACCAGTTGTCCTGGGATCACCTTCAAATAGACTTCTTATATCCCTATCCTGGTTTCAGAGTTGGGTTCTGGGGGAATCAAAGCTAGGACAATGACTCTCTTCTCCTCCCAGACCAGGGCTGTGGCCAGTACAAAGCCTGGCATGTAAAGTTGGACTTAATAAATCTTGAACAAATGAactaatgaatgagtaaatgaataatgaAGTATGAATGGTGATGGCACACTTCTACCCTGTTCTGTTTTATAAAACTCAAATGAATCTCATTATAATGACATttgggaggaggaaaaaataatgttTGGGAGCTAACCAACAGATGATTTGGCTTCTGAGAAATGGGAGACAGCAGGTTGGGCCTGAAGGAAAAAGATGAAGCTATGTTgatgtcttcctctctctttcctaccCTGGATTACCCTCCCCTACTGTACCTACAGACATACCAACAACAGCCTGCCTTTCCTTATTTTGATAAGATTCAGATTCAAAGATTTCTTggaaaatgcattcttttttttttttaatttttttttttaatttttatttatttatgatagtcacagagagagaaagagagagaggcagagacataggcagagggagaagcaggctctatgcaccaggagcccgatgtgggattcgatccctggtctccaggatcgcgccctgggccaaaggcaggcgccaaaccgctgcgccacccagggatcccggaaaatgCATTCTTAAGATAAAGACCAAGGAGACCTAACAAATCCAACATAGTTCTCACAAAACTGTTGGTATCTATTATTCATGTACTTAGTTCATTCATCTGTAAATTTATCCATTcagtattttacttattcattaatttGGTCATTTGTTAGTTGattcatttcctctctccttgcTGACTTGAAAACTTTGGTTCAGAGGAACTGATAATGAAGCACATCGTCCCTAGAGACTGAATGCCTTGATTTGCATCCTGGCTGTGTGAATTTGGGCAAGCTACTTACCTTACCtgtgttttaattatttcatttgtaaaatgggataaatGGTACCCCTGGTAGAGAAGGTTAAGTGATTAGTGGTGTGTGTGAAGCGCTTAGAACAATCCCACACATAATCAATCATAGCAATAATCACCATTATCCTGTTTTTTTTGAATTGTCAGGCTGTGCTGGGTATTGCTCACTCCTTCTACACTTTCACTTTCTTGTTCCTATTTCTGGCTTTGCTCGCCACAACAGACTGACCATATTCCCCTAGGGGAACAGAGTTTCCCAACTTCCAAATCAGTCCTGAAAGCTTAACCGGACACATCACTCTCCTGACTGTTATGAAGAATCAAAAACACCACAAAGTGTGCAAAGCATGTCCATTTAacctttttaaatcctttttagcTCTCCCAAGCCTCCCTCTCTTCTGATGATCTCCAATAGCTCCTGCTTCCCTTCTGTTGCTTCCATAACAAAACCCCTTTCAGCTGGGTTTGAAAGGATTCACCAACAACTGTTGACACAAAGGTGTAAAGAAGGGGGTAGCTTCCAAGAAGGAGTTCATCTTGGAAGCTCTACTGTTTGCACTGTGCTTTCCCCCTTCTTCTCTTACAACAACCCTAACATGGCCTCCACCCTGACTACCTAATTTGTAACACTGAAACAACCACGCCTTGTCCTTTCCTGCCTCTGGTTTGCTAATAGCTAAaggtcagggtcagggtggggagaggagaggtcaGCTCACTGCAGCCAGCTCTGGATTGGTCAAAAGGAAAGATGAGTGTCTGTTTTACCAAGAATGGAAAACAATGTGTGCAGAAAGTTGTTGTCCATCATAGTGGGGTCCACATTCCTACAATTCATATTTTGTTAGCACTTTACAGACCAATCAGCAAGTTGAAAGCACCCTGGACTACAAATGAACATCACTATGGTTCATATGAAAGTGTACAATGATCTATGGGCATGTACATTGTGAAAACAGTGACAGCTCAACTTGATTAAAAGGCATTGGAAGGCAATGCTTGAGAGCATGGATTCTGCTGCCTAAATGCCTGGGTCGAATCTCTACTCTGTTACTTTTAGTTGACTGAGGTTAATGTGCCTCAGAATTCATATGTCTAAGTGAAGATGGTACAAAGTCCATGTGCCCTAGAGTTGTTAAGATGGCCAAATGGGTCCATCAATGGGTGGAATTAGAGTAGTAAGGACTCCTCATAGCTATTAAGCAcatgctgtgtgccaggtactgtcctAAGAGTTCTCTGTTCAAAGGAGTGGACGTGAACTGGATGCTCGCATCGGTTTGGCAGCATGTAACAGTAAACACCTAAAATACCAGCAGCTTAGATAAGGTAGAAGCTTCTTTCTGTGGTCATCAGAGACCTAAtctcctttattttcaaatacttcaTTACTCAAGTATTAGTTTCTGTTCTCCAGGTCACCTCATGTTGCATGCAGCTCTAGCCCCAAGACCCCTATCTCAGGCATCAGGAGGAAGATAAGGTGTTGGGGAAAAGGGATGTACCTTTAAGGTGAGTCAGCTCTTCTTAAGGAATTTTCCAAGAGGCTCTCCACACCTTTTAAGCTTACATCTCTTTGAAAAGAACTTAGTCGCCTTGTTTTATCTAGCTCCAAGgaaagctgggaaatgtagtgGATCTCAACTGGGCCTTCCAATGAGACTGAAGCCCCAGATGATACCTTGACTGCAACCCTGAAAGAATCTTTGATCCAAAGAGACCCAGTTCAGCTGTGCTCAGGTTCATAACCCacaaaactgagataataaatggttgctgttttaagctgctaagtttggggGGTAATTGTTATGTAGTGATAGAGAATTAGTACACTAACATTCTGGAAATTTcccttttcctctattttattatttttttaagattttacttatttattcatgagagacacagagacataggcagagggagaagcaggcttgatgtggggagcctgatgtgggactcaatcccaggaccctgggatcgtgatctgagccaaaagcagacactcaaccactgagccacacaggtgccctccctttttaaaattttaaatgttacagCCTCAGTGAGCATGTCATCTGTATTCCAACTACCAGTAGGCAATAAATTGGCCAAATGCTTTGCCACTGCATAGCATGGGGCATCATATTTCTTACTTACAACATCCTTTgctaaatgaattcattaaagttgcaggatacaaaataaatgtacagaaatctgtcgcatttctgtacaccaataatgaagcagcaggaagagaaatgaaatatcCTTAACGTTTGCCTCTAGTGCCTTATCCAATGCCATATATTAGATTCTATTTCTCATAGTACCTCTCTTGCAAGAACTAAATTCTtaagaatttagaatttaaatgaTCACTTATCACTTAAGGTCCAGCTACATCCAACAGAAATTTCAAAATCACCGTCAGATACACAAGAAAGGGGTTTATTGTAGTTTCACATAAAAGAAGTCTAGCAGTAGCTAGCCTAGGACTACTTTAGAGGTTCTGTATTCACCTCGTCCCATACTCCTTCTTGCTCCAAGACTTTGCCATTCGTCATTAAGACCACTACATGGTCCAAAATGGCTGCTTCAGCTCTATGcatcatattcttttttgttttttttttttaatttattcatgatagacatagagagagagcgaggcagagacagaagcaggctccatgccgggagcccgtcacgggactcgatccagggactccagtatcgcgccctgggccaaaggcaggcgctaaactgctgagccacccagggatccctctatgcATCATATTCTTATTCCAAGTCACAGAAGGATGAAACACGTAAGACATCTTAGCTGAATCAGCTACCCTTAAGAATTCTTCCAAACTTaaagatgtggtttgtgtatacaatggaatattactcagccattagaaacgacaaatacccaccatttgcttcaacgtggatggaactggagggtattatgctgagtgaaataagtcaatcggagaaggacaatcattatatggtctcattcatttggggaataaaaaaatagtgaaagggaataaaggggaaaggaggaaaaatgagtgggaaatatcagaaagggagacagaacatgagagactcctaactctgggaaacgaactaggggtggtggaaggggagggggtggggggtgggggtgactgggtgacggacactgagggggggacttgatgggatgagcactgggtgttattctatatgttggcaaattgaacaccaataaaaaataaatttataaaaataaaaaataaaaaataacaaaaaaaaatcacttaagaCTTTGGGAAATCATGGCATGGGATGCAGG
This sequence is a window from Canis aureus isolate CA01 chromosome 2, VMU_Caureus_v.1.0, whole genome shotgun sequence. Protein-coding genes within it:
- the LOC144301100 gene encoding uncharacterized protein LOC144301100, which encodes MNSTDSDILEFGETSKLLEASVQTTCQYVRSEETRNSCSVLAPPDPSSSSSRLLCAQETDQYGPHQWVPLSSEFWEVHPFLQSLDLGWPGDVLWPMNVAQVMKRQFQAFIHSLLGPCPAPV